The following proteins are encoded in a genomic region of Leptospira kirschneri serovar Cynopteri str. 3522 CT:
- a CDS encoding CsgG/HfaB family protein, whose translation MFALRFFKFKLVYIFLIVCVIIQCATTGSSSIESVILNFNKNKKSYKIGVIDFIHSEKQTNQYDSMISDLFIVELSKDSSNVLVERTKLAELLAEHSLEYSGLLDSDQARKLGKIIPIDLILTGSYSIQKKQTQEEIKISGRFIHVVTGEIIYAFNTTITRESQDSVANQNSSQTTSEKKCTGNSEIETLLKDLSTESKIQELVQKAKKVSFQEECGKIHGLILSSFIRHKIDSKEYNIFLMDSLKKFQNPNENYRVLDSLRYFQLDKHIDEEEWSSGKDVIQRVSAGGLTRHITYLLNIQSETNKQLILKRADEIMELGIQKKIGRPVAIRKEEIVLSILYALQDPKAFLDSDLTALVFFDKYKNIVFDTSAETNKIFSIFDFLSNHYFKETNENKKEMIFLRIQDFLNSVNTSEQKEKKLDDFLGKLISAAGRSKTSEAALYKTNFKNLFRSLSKEICAVADKNPYPAQKSSRIKFLSENECICK comes from the coding sequence ATGTTTGCATTACGCTTTTTTAAATTCAAACTTGTTTATATTTTTCTGATTGTATGTGTTATTATTCAATGCGCCACAACCGGAAGTTCATCTATCGAATCCGTGATTCTAAATTTTAATAAAAACAAAAAAAGTTATAAAATCGGAGTGATAGACTTTATCCATTCCGAAAAACAGACGAACCAATACGATTCCATGATTTCAGATTTGTTCATAGTAGAATTATCAAAAGATTCTTCCAATGTTCTAGTCGAAAGAACAAAACTCGCCGAATTATTAGCGGAACATTCATTAGAATATTCTGGTCTTCTTGATTCCGACCAAGCCAGAAAATTAGGAAAAATAATTCCGATTGACCTCATCCTTACTGGATCTTATTCGATTCAAAAAAAACAAACTCAGGAGGAAATTAAAATATCAGGACGTTTTATTCATGTTGTAACAGGTGAAATCATTTATGCCTTTAATACTACGATCACTCGAGAAAGCCAAGACTCAGTAGCTAATCAAAACTCTTCTCAAACGACATCAGAAAAAAAATGTACTGGTAATTCAGAGATAGAAACTCTTTTAAAAGATTTATCAACGGAATCTAAGATTCAAGAACTCGTTCAAAAAGCGAAGAAGGTATCTTTTCAAGAAGAATGCGGAAAAATTCACGGTCTGATACTGTCCAGTTTTATTCGTCATAAAATCGATTCAAAAGAATATAATATTTTTTTAATGGATTCTTTGAAAAAATTTCAAAATCCGAACGAAAATTATAGAGTTTTAGACAGTCTACGGTATTTTCAATTGGATAAACATATAGACGAAGAAGAATGGTCATCCGGGAAAGACGTAATTCAGAGAGTCTCTGCCGGCGGCCTGACAAGACATATTACATATTTATTGAATATCCAATCCGAAACAAATAAACAACTCATTCTAAAAAGAGCAGACGAAATTATGGAGTTGGGAATTCAAAAGAAAATAGGAAGACCTGTCGCCATACGTAAGGAAGAGATTGTGCTTTCTATTTTATACGCTTTACAAGATCCTAAAGCGTTTTTGGATTCGGATTTGACCGCTCTTGTATTTTTTGATAAATACAAAAATATTGTATTTGATACTTCTGCAGAAACGAATAAGATTTTTTCTATTTTTGATTTTTTATCCAACCATTATTTTAAAGAAACGAACGAAAATAAAAAAGAAATGATCTTTTTAAGAATTCAAGATTTCTTAAATTCCGTAAATACCTCAGAGCAAAAAGAAAAAAAATTAGATGACTTTCTTGGAAAACTCATTTCAGCGGCAGGTAGGTCTAAAACATCTGAAGCCGCATTGTACAAAACGAACTTTAAAAATCTTTTTCGATCTTTATCAAAAGAAATTTGTGCGGTTGCAGATAAAAATCCTTATCCAGCGCAAAAAAGTTCTAGAATCAAATTTCTTTCGGAAAACGAATGTATTTGCAAATGA
- a CDS encoding TIGR04454 family lipoprotein encodes MKKVLMISLSVAAVLSLTVMCGGAKHSAEECAPIVDEMLTNLTAGQKPEDAANIATMKATLVPVLQKECMSGKFDLTCLKSAKSIPAIQACKK; translated from the coding sequence ATGAAAAAAGTTCTTATGATTTCCCTAAGTGTAGCCGCGGTTCTTTCATTGACCGTAATGTGTGGAGGTGCTAAACATTCAGCTGAAGAATGTGCTCCTATTGTAGATGAAATGTTGACCAATCTGACTGCTGGACAAAAACCTGAAGACGCAGCAAACATCGCAACTATGAAAGCTACTTTAGTTCCAGTATTACAAAAAGAATGTATGTCTGGAAAATTTGATCTTACTTGTCTTAAATCTGCAAAAAGTATTCCAGCTATTCAGGCTTGTAAAAAATAA
- a CDS encoding glycoside hydrolase family 5 protein has product MEELFVKNGHFASKDGAIYQLRGVNLSGSAKLPLRPDGTTHFDQTNTFNNHKNVSFVGRPLKEDQAEEHFDRLRKWGFNFLRFLITWEAIEHKGPGKYDNEYIDYVERMVSLAAKKGFYLFIDPHQDVWSRFTGGDGAPGWTLEELGMNISKIRNSETAIVHHYHGKNYRRMSWPLNYQKYSCATMFSLFFGGKEFAPDTKIDGKNVQDFLQDHYIDSVLKIVRRLKKYKNVIGFDTLNEPSPGWIGKKNLGEFDGFGFGKVIKSSPFQEMYLSEGRAVSAEQAYMLGFWSLPFGKVRLNPEGVPLWERGHQCIWRNHGVWDYDPNGAPMMLKPEYFYRKNGRKYEFYSDFMYPFIKKFKERVQKLENRFHIFIESDPSKLELEWKEIPKKNQGSVINATHWYDISVLMLKRYLPWFGVHVFKQKPIFGKENIDNAYEETIRMIREMSEKKMGNCPTVIGETGIPMDLNHRVAYLKNDYGVLEKALDRIMKAVEKNFVNLALWNYTPDHTHSLGDRWNEEDLSIYSQDTPSSYDEDGGRAVRAFSRPYPIRTKGFPVALTFDMERSLFKYAFRQEGNLFPETEIFIPEIHYKKGFEVLVNAGTYQYDPRTKILKFKGEKGILDYGITVYPSKKSLSREQDRTKVVSKTQKRKIQ; this is encoded by the coding sequence ATGGAAGAATTATTCGTTAAAAACGGACATTTCGCCTCCAAAGACGGAGCGATTTATCAATTACGCGGAGTTAATCTTTCCGGTTCCGCAAAACTTCCTTTAAGACCGGACGGCACCACACATTTCGATCAAACAAATACATTCAATAATCATAAAAATGTGTCTTTTGTAGGAAGACCTTTGAAAGAAGACCAGGCGGAAGAACATTTCGATAGATTGAGGAAATGGGGATTTAATTTTTTGCGGTTTCTCATAACGTGGGAAGCGATTGAGCATAAAGGTCCCGGAAAATACGACAACGAATATATAGACTATGTGGAAAGAATGGTTTCTCTCGCGGCAAAAAAAGGATTTTATCTTTTTATAGATCCACATCAAGACGTATGGTCTCGATTTACGGGAGGTGACGGTGCTCCTGGTTGGACTTTGGAAGAATTAGGGATGAATATTTCCAAAATTCGAAATTCTGAAACAGCGATCGTTCATCATTATCATGGAAAAAATTATAGAAGAATGTCCTGGCCTCTGAACTATCAAAAATACTCTTGTGCAACGATGTTCTCTTTATTTTTCGGAGGAAAAGAATTTGCACCGGATACAAAGATAGACGGAAAAAACGTTCAGGATTTTTTACAGGATCATTATATAGATTCTGTGCTTAAGATTGTTCGCAGGCTCAAAAAATATAAAAACGTAATCGGCTTTGATACGTTAAACGAACCTTCTCCCGGATGGATCGGTAAAAAAAATCTGGGAGAATTTGACGGATTCGGATTTGGAAAAGTAATAAAATCTTCTCCTTTTCAAGAAATGTATCTTTCCGAAGGACGTGCGGTTTCCGCAGAGCAAGCGTATATGTTGGGTTTTTGGAGTTTGCCATTTGGTAAAGTACGATTGAATCCAGAAGGGGTTCCACTTTGGGAAAGGGGACATCAATGTATCTGGAGAAATCACGGAGTTTGGGATTACGATCCAAATGGTGCTCCTATGATGTTGAAGCCGGAATATTTTTATAGGAAGAACGGAAGAAAATACGAATTCTATTCCGATTTTATGTATCCTTTTATTAAAAAATTTAAAGAAAGGGTACAAAAATTAGAAAACAGATTTCATATTTTTATCGAAAGTGATCCTTCTAAACTCGAACTGGAGTGGAAAGAAATTCCCAAAAAAAATCAAGGATCCGTAATCAATGCGACACATTGGTACGATATATCTGTTCTTATGCTGAAACGTTATCTCCCTTGGTTTGGGGTACACGTATTTAAGCAAAAACCAATATTCGGAAAAGAGAATATAGACAATGCCTACGAGGAAACGATTCGTATGATCCGGGAAATGTCCGAGAAAAAAATGGGCAATTGTCCTACCGTAATCGGAGAAACCGGAATCCCTATGGACCTCAATCACAGAGTAGCGTATCTCAAAAATGATTACGGCGTATTGGAGAAGGCTCTTGATCGAATCATGAAAGCAGTGGAAAAAAATTTCGTAAATCTGGCGTTATGGAATTATACTCCCGATCATACTCATAGTTTGGGAGATAGATGGAATGAAGAAGATTTGTCTATTTATTCCCAGGATACACCTTCTTCTTACGATGAAGATGGGGGAAGGGCGGTTCGGGCTTTTAGTCGTCCTTATCCGATACGAACCAAAGGATTTCCTGTTGCCTTAACTTTTGATATGGAAAGATCCTTATTTAAATATGCGTTTCGACAGGAAGGGAATTTGTTTCCGGAAACAGAAATTTTTATCCCGGAAATTCATTATAAAAAAGGGTTTGAGGTTTTAGTCAACGCTGGAACGTATCAATATGATCCTCGTACCAAGATATTAAAATTTAAAGGGGAAAAAGGAATCCTTGATTATGGAATAACCGTTTACCCGTCCAAAAAATCACTTTCCAGGGAACAAGATAGAACTAAAGTGGTTTCCAAGACTCAAAAGAGGAAGATTCAATGA